A segment of the Echinicola strongylocentroti genome:
AGCCACACGCTTCCATTGATGAGCCGTCTTCTTTTGGTACTCCTCATCATATTTTGCAATCAAGGAGGAAGAATCGAGGGGTATGATTTTGGTTTTCTCCCTATCCTCATCCGAGTGTTCGTTTTCATTGGCAGCTCTATCAATTTCCTCCCACATAGAGGACTTATCTTCATCCGAAATAGTGTAGGATTTATCCGCATAATTAAGTACCAACCTCCTGGCCATAGTTATGTCACGGACCTTGTGGGGATAGCGCTTCATATATCCTTCCCATTCGGCATTAAGTTCATGATCTGGTCTGTTGACCCATTTTCTAAAACCGGCATGAAGAACAAAATCTTCAACTGAAAAATCAGATATATTCATAATATTAACATTCATATATATAAGTCTATGACCTGCAAAAGTTATCCTTGTAAAATGAATGAATTTTTATTTTTTACACATAAAACAATTAAATATGCATTTTTATGAAAAACATGTAAAAAATTTACCCTAAAAATGAATAATAGGAAGTGTTTGTTAAAAAACCAGCTCTTCTAAAAGCCCTCGTACCCCTGACTTATTCTTTAGAAAAGCAGGCCTAATGTGAACAATAGGATAATAATGGATTTCTTCAATTTTGAAATGGCTTTCCATGCCAACGTGTAGACAGATCGAAGGTTAATCCCCATGATCTCGGAAACCTCTTCATAGGAAACTTCTTCAAAAAACAGTAACCGCAATACTTCCCGTTGACGGGACGGTAATGCTTCGATACCAGTAGAAAGTTTTCGCTGTAGGAGACTGAGGTCGTGTTCATCAATCATTTTCTTCTCACTTGATTCGGCCAACAACAAGTATTCGTACTCATCCATGGCAAAATCCTGATAGTGTTTTTTCTCCTTTTCTATTTCCTTGACGACTTTGTTTCGGAGGGCTTTGAACAAGTATTGTTTTACATTGACATCTGACCGGAGATTAGTCCGGTACTTCCAAAGATTAATAAAAACTTCCTGAATACAATCTTTCACTAAGCTGCTATTGGAATGAACCGCCATGCCATAACGGTACATTTCATCCACATATAAGGAATATAGTGACTTCAATCCATCCTGATTTCCTACCCGCAAGGACTCCCACGAAGTGGAAGCTACGGCTACCGGCAAATCTGATATATGTGATTGGGATGATGCCATTGGGCAGGTGATTTTATGAATATTCCAGTTTGGAACATCTAAAATAGAAAAATTTATATTAACATAAATTCTTTAGTGTGATTTTTTTTATAAACAGAGCACCCGTTATACCAAAGTTTATAGAAAACTGCCGCATACCAAAGGTGAAAATATTCCACCGTAACACCCTAGGGATTTTCATAAGAAACGTACTTACACGGCCACTAGCTTTGATCATGGTCATCTTTATGTCATAGTGGGGTAGTGCGTCAGCTAATTATGGCACCATTGGCCGCCAATGACTCCATAACCCCTTTGATTTCTTCAAGTTTCTCCAATAACCTTATATTTTCAGGTAACTGAACGGGTGTTCTTAATACCTGATAACCAGAAACAATCAATTCACTATCTGCAAAAATACCTGCCAGTTCATCAAGATAGCCCTGCAAGCTCTCTTCGTCAGGTGAAGTCGTTATTACAGTGATCAAAAATTCAGGTTGATGATATTGGTATACCTCGATAAGGTCATACTTAGGTGTACTTTGCCCTAGATAGATTACCTTGTGCCCTTCTCTCTTGATCAAGTAGGCAGCAAACAACAAGGAAATTTCATGCAATTCACCTTCAGGTAAAAATAGGAGGAATTTCTTTCCCCCTCCCTGATAGACATATTTGTCAATCTCAACAATGAGCTTTTGACGGATGAGGTTACTGATAAAATGCTCTTGGGCTGGAGTAATGGTGCCAACCTGCCACAGGAGACCGATCTTCGACAAGAAAGGATAAATCACCTGCAGCATCGTCTCATCAAACCCTATTCTTCGTTGGTTAATAGATAAGATCCTGTCAAAACTTTCCTCGTCAATCTCGATCATCGACACTGTTAATGCGTGAATCTGATCTTCGTAGGCCAAAGTCCTTTCAGTGAGGCCTATTACTTTATCACGCATTTCTTGGGCATTCATCTGGGCAATTTTGGAAATCTTAAAGCCATTATTGTTCAGCAATGCCACATTGAGGATCAGCTTAAGGTCCGCATCGTCATAATACCGGATATTGGTTTCCGTTCGCTTTGGCTGTACCAGATTATACCGCTGTTCCCAAATTCTCAGCGTATGGGCCTTGATACCACTAAGGTGTTCAAGGTCTTTTATCGAATAACTGCTCATTTCTCCCGTACTTTAAAATACTTAAAAGGCACCATAAAAAGCCCAAAAGCTTCCGACCCTTCTTTTTTGTTATTGGCATGGTGGTCTTGGTGAGCCCTGACCATCCCTCTCCATAGCCCCTTTTCTGGTCGCTTTAGCCATTTTATCCTCCTGTGAATGATCACATCGTGAAAGAAGAAATAACACATCCCGTACACACTGATCCCAATTCCTAACCAAAACCGATAATCCAACTCGTCAAAACCTACCATCATCAAAATGACCGAAACACTGCCAAACAACACTGAGAATAAATCATTTTTTTCAAAATAACCTTTCGTTGGCTCATGATGCGTCTTATGTATCTCCCAAAAGACCCCATGCATCAGGTACTTGTGAATCCCCCAGCCAGTAACCTCCATAATGACAAAACCCAACACTATGAATATAATTGCATTTACCATGACTCAATAACTCTCGCAAAAGACCAATTGTTTTGGCAGATGGTTTGAAAACCATCAGTACATGATCCTTTTATAGATTTTGTTCTGACTAAACCACCTGAAATAGCTATTTTTGCCAATAGCTTAATTAAACTCGGAATTGTATTACCCTCTATTGCGACCTGAAGCTGCTTCAAGATCAGCCGCTACGCTTTAGTTTGGAGGTGTAACCGTATCAGGGCTTCCTCAACTCCTCCAAACTAACTGATTTTATTGCACTTTCAGCTCTTACCGAGATCCGTTGGGATGGGGCATGACGATTCATAATGCATTAACCGAGTTAAACAAATTTACCGGTTTTGTTTAATAAAAACGCAATAAAAAATAAACAAAAGTACGCAATGATTTTATACAACGTCACAGTCAATATCGACCAAACTGTAGAAAAGGAATGGATCAAATGGATGAAGGAGGAGCATATCCCTGATGTAATGGCCACTGGGTTTTTCCATGACCATAAATTTTTCAGGCTGCTGCACGAAACCGAAGACGGTGGGGTGAACTATTCAGTACAGTACTTCACTGATACCCTACAAAAAGTCCAAGAGTATCAGGAAAAACATTCAAAAATATTGCAAGATAAATTCAGGCAACGTTTTCAGGATCGATACGCTGTATTCAGGTCACTACTTGAACAGGTGTAAGCAGGGTCTCTTTGATCTCTGCCAAGCTTCTCTTGATCTCCCTCGTTATGGACAGGGGAGACCCAAGAGAGGCCTGTCTTGACGCTCGGGAATCGGTCCGTCTGGCGCCTACTGTCTCCCGGTGCGGGCTCATGTCTCACTTCTCGTACGTGATCTTCTTTCCTTCTTTACATATCGATTATACTACCCTAACCGCTCTTTGATTTCTTCAGACTGCAAGTGGCAATTGTACCAACCACCCTCTATTTCTGCATCATATTTTTTATAAAAGTTAATGGCGGGATCATTCCAGTCAAGCACCTGCCACATCATCCCTGTACAGTTTTCTTCCAAGGACTTTTTCATCACTCGCTCAAAAAGCAACTTGCCTGCGCCTTTTCCACGCTCTTTTTCCGTTACGATATAATCCTCCAAATACAGGCGCTTGCCTTTCCAAGTGCTGTAACGATAATAGTATATGGCCGTGCCAATGATCTCTTGACTGCTGTCCTTTATCAATACAAAAAATCCGTAAACGGGATTGGGACCAAAACCGTCCTTTTCCATCATCGCTATGGTGTTGGTCACTTGTTCTGGAGCCTTTTCGTAAATTGCCAGTTCTTCGATCAACTCAAAGATCCTGGGCAAATCTTCTTTTTTTCCTTCTCTGATTGTGTACATAATTCGAAATTAGAAAATTTTAGAAAAAGAACTAGCCTCCTGCTTCTTTTTGGGGAGTCTAGATGCTAGATTTATCTAACAGGATAAGGCTGTCTCATAAATAAGTTTGTCCAAACATTAAGCGAAGTGAAATAATCTCGCTACATGTCAAAACTTCATCAACAGGGAGAATTACTTATGGGACAGTCTCTTTTGATGACCTTCATAAATTCTTAAATATGTTTTTATCCATTGATGCAGGTAATTCGAATGTTGTTTTTGGTTTTTACGACCCCAGAGACGACCAATGGGAACCCGTCATTCGCCTAGAGACCCAAAGGGCCATGGAACTTCGTTATTTACAAAAAAACGTGGACCTGTTTTTTTTGGAATCTTCCATTAAACCTACAGCTATCACTGGGGTAGGCATCAGCTCTGTGGTACCAGAAATCAACGAAAACCTGAAGAAAGTAGTAAAGTCATCCCTTCATCAAGATGCACACCTGATTACGGAACGGAGTTATAGGCACCTCCCCGTAACTACCAAGAGACCCGCAGAAATGGGCTCCGACCTTATGGCCAATGCTGCAGCAGCCTACCATCATTACCAATCACACTGCATTGTCGTGGATTTTGGAACCGCACTTACCTTTACGGTAATCGACGGCCAAGGGGAGGTTTTGGGAGTAAATATTGTGCCGGGATTGAAGACCGCCCTAAAGTCACTGTTCATGAACACCTCCAAACTACCAGAAGTCAGCTTAGAGGTGCCAGATTCGGCCATAGGCAAAAACACGGTTCACTCCATCCAAGCGGGGATCTTATATGGCTATGCAGGTTTGGTAAAAGGAATGCTCCAAGCCATCAGGAATGAAGTCCCCGAGAATTTTAAAATAGTCGCCACTGGAGGATTATCCAAAATCCTCACCAATCTGAAAGGAGAATTTGACCAAGTGGATAAAAACCTCACCCTAAAAGGAATAAAGCTGATCACCGAACACAACAGCTAATATAGTCCCGCCACTTTGACCACTATCTGTCTCCTCTGTGTCTAATGTAGTTGTCAAATAAGTTAACTGATTTACCCAGGGCAAACGCGTTTAGTGTTTTGAAGGGAGACAATTTTCGTGTAGGCATAGCTATCATCCATGCCGCTGGCACTTTGCCCCGATTTGTACATTGGAAACCGCAGTAACCTATCTTACCGAATGGCGGGATGGGCTGAAAGAATGATTAGTTGGTTTGGTTGAGGTTAAACCCTGAATATGCGTTAGCAACTGAGCATCCTGCCTAATCCGACTTTGGCGGAGGGTCATACAGAAGGTGCAAGTGACAACCTGCACTTTTTGGATGTCTTGGAATTCGGGTTGCACATTATAGGCCAAAAAAAAAACGGAGCTTATTCGGCTCCGTCTTTTATATTAAGTTCTATTTCTTCTCCTGTTTCGTCCAGGAATTTATACTCCGTCACTGGTAATGAAGAATCTTTGATCAGTTTTACCCATTTGAAATATTTAAAAAACCATTTCATCCTTTTTGACATCATGCCTTGGGTAAAGTAGGCATGAAGATAAGGGTGTAAACCTATTTTTATTTTTGGCAAGTTTTGGTGTACAGCAGTGTACTCAAGATCTCTTTCCAATTTATCAGCTACCAGGATGGAGGCCTGGATTTTGCCTGTACCATTACAAGACGGACAGGTTTCTTTTGTTACAATATTGACCTCTGGTCTTACACGCTGCCGGGTAATCTGCA
Coding sequences within it:
- a CDS encoding RNA polymerase sigma factor, giving the protein MASSQSHISDLPVAVASTSWESLRVGNQDGLKSLYSLYVDEMYRYGMAVHSNSSLVKDCIQEVFINLWKYRTNLRSDVNVKQYLFKALRNKVVKEIEKEKKHYQDFAMDEYEYLLLAESSEKKMIDEHDLSLLQRKLSTGIEALPSRQREVLRLLFFEEVSYEEVSEIMGINLRSVYTLAWKAISKLKKSIIILLFTLGLLF
- a CDS encoding MerR family transcriptional regulator encodes the protein MSSYSIKDLEHLSGIKAHTLRIWEQRYNLVQPKRTETNIRYYDDADLKLILNVALLNNNGFKISKIAQMNAQEMRDKVIGLTERTLAYEDQIHALTVSMIEIDEESFDRILSINQRRIGFDETMLQVIYPFLSKIGLLWQVGTITPAQEHFISNLIRQKLIVEIDKYVYQGGGKKFLLFLPEGELHEISLLFAAYLIKREGHKVIYLGQSTPKYDLIEVYQYHQPEFLITVITTSPDEESLQGYLDELAGIFADSELIVSGYQVLRTPVQLPENIRLLEKLEEIKGVMESLAANGAIIS
- a CDS encoding sterol desaturase family protein, with product MVNAIIFIVLGFVIMEVTGWGIHKYLMHGVFWEIHKTHHEPTKGYFEKNDLFSVLFGSVSVILMMVGFDELDYRFWLGIGISVYGMCYFFFHDVIIHRRIKWLKRPEKGLWRGMVRAHQDHHANNKKEGSEAFGLFMVPFKYFKVREK
- a CDS encoding DUF4286 family protein; this encodes MILYNVTVNIDQTVEKEWIKWMKEEHIPDVMATGFFHDHKFFRLLHETEDGGVNYSVQYFTDTLQKVQEYQEKHSKILQDKFRQRFQDRYAVFRSLLEQV
- a CDS encoding GNAT family N-acetyltransferase, whose translation is MYTIREGKKEDLPRIFELIEELAIYEKAPEQVTNTIAMMEKDGFGPNPVYGFFVLIKDSSQEIIGTAIYYYRYSTWKGKRLYLEDYIVTEKERGKGAGKLLFERVMKKSLEENCTGMMWQVLDWNDPAINFYKKYDAEIEGGWYNCHLQSEEIKERLG
- a CDS encoding type III pantothenate kinase; its protein translation is MFLSIDAGNSNVVFGFYDPRDDQWEPVIRLETQRAMELRYLQKNVDLFFLESSIKPTAITGVGISSVVPEINENLKKVVKSSLHQDAHLITERSYRHLPVTTKRPAEMGSDLMANAAAAYHHYQSHCIVVDFGTALTFTVIDGQGEVLGVNIVPGLKTALKSLFMNTSKLPEVSLEVPDSAIGKNTVHSIQAGILYGYAGLVKGMLQAIRNEVPENFKIVATGGLSKILTNLKGEFDQVDKNLTLKGIKLITEHNS